A window of the Hevea brasiliensis isolate MT/VB/25A 57/8 chromosome 6, ASM3005281v1, whole genome shotgun sequence genome harbors these coding sequences:
- the LOC110632388 gene encoding signal recognition particle subunit SRP54 2 produces the protein MVLAQLGGSISRAIQQMSNATIIDEKVLNECLNEITRALLQSDVQFKLVRDMQTNIKKIVNLDDLAAGHNKRKIIQQAIFNELCKMLDPGKPSFTPKKGKTSVVMFVGLQGSGKTTTCTKYAYYHQKKGWKPALVCADTFRAGAFDQLKQNATKAKIPFYGSYMESDPVKIAVEGVERFKKENCDLIIVDTSGRHKQEAALFEEMRQVSEATKPDLVIFVMDSSIGQAAFDQAQAFKQSVAVGAVIVTKMDGHAKGGGALSAVAATKSPVIFIGTGEHMDEFEVFDVKPFVSRLLGMGDWSGFMDKIHEVVPMDQQPELLQKLSEGNFTLRIMYEQFQNILKMGPIGQVFSMLPGFSAELMPKGREKESQAKIKRYMTMMDSMTNEELDSSNPKLMNESRIMRIARGSGRQVREVMEMLEEYKRLAKIWGKMKGLKIPKKGEMSALSRNMNAQHMSKVLPPQMLKQIGGMGGLQNLMKQMGSAKDMMGMFGGGDK, from the exons ATGGTGTTGGCACAGCTGGGAGGGAGCATATCCCGGGCAATCCAGCAGATGAGCAATGCCACAATCATCGATGAGAAGGTTTTGAACGAGTGCCTCAACGAGATCACCCGCGCTCTACTTCAATCCGATGTCCAATTCAAGCTTGTTCGCGACATGCAGACTAATATTAAGAAAATTGTCAATCTCGATGATCTCGCTGCTGGTCACAACAAACGCAAGATCATCCAGCAG GCAATATTTAACGAGCTATGTAAAATGTTGGATCCGGGGAAGCCATCTTTTACTCCGAAGAAAGGGAAAACAAGTGTTGTTATGTTTGTTGGTTTACAAG GGTCTGGGAAAACCACTACATGTACTAAATATGCATATTATCATCAGAAAAAAGGTTGGAAACCTGCTCTAGTCTGTGCTGATACATTCAGAGCTGGTGCTTTTGATCAGCTAAAGCAGAATGCCACCAAAGCTAAGATACCATTTTATGGAAG TTATATGGAATCGGATCCTGTCAAGATTGCAGTGGAAGGAGTCGAAAGATTCAAGAAGGAAAATTGTGATCTTATAATTGTTGATACCAGTGGGCGCCATAAACAGGAAGCTGCTCTTTTTGAAGAAATGCGCCAAGTTTCTGAAGCAACG AAACCCGATCTTGTTATATTTGTTATGGATAGCAGTATTGGTCAAGCCGCATTTGATCAAGCTCAAGCATTTAAGCAAAGTGTTGCAGTTGGAGCTGTGATTGTTACCAAAATGGATGGTCATGCAAAGGGTGGTGGTGCTCTTAGTGC TGTTGCAGCAACAAAGAGTCCTGTTATATTTATTGGGACAGGAGAGCATATGGATGAGTTTGAAGTTTTTGATGTTAAACCTTTTGTTAGTCGCCTTTTAG GAATGGGTGACTGGTCCGGATTCATGGACAAAATTCATGAGGTTGTTCCTATGGATCAACAACCTGAGCTTCTGCAAAAACTATCAGAAGGAAACTTTACCTTGAGGATTATGTATGAGCAGTTTCAGAACATACTGAAAATGGGTCCTATTGGCCAG GTATTTTCAATGCTTCCAGGGTTTAGTGCTGAATTAATGCCAAAAGGTCGTGAAAAGGAAAGCCAGGCGAAGATTAAACGTTATATGACTATGATGGATTCAATGACAAATGAAG AGTTGGATAGTTCTAATCCAAAGCTGATGAATGAGTCCCGTATTATGAGGATAGCACGGGGTTCTGGCCGCCAAGTTAGAGAAGTAATGGAAATGTTGGAAGAGTACAAGCGTCTAGCCAAAATCTGGGGCAAAATGAAGGGACTTAAGATTCCTAAGAAGGGTGAGATGAGTGCTTTGTCCAGAAATATGAATGCACAACACATGAGCAAAGTCCTCCCTCCACAGATGCTGAAGCAAATTGGTGGAATGGGTGGCTTGCAAAATCTAATGAAGCAAATGGGTTCTGCAAAGGATATGATGGGGATGTTTGGAGGTGGGGACAAGTAG
- the LOC110632392 gene encoding uncharacterized protein LOC110632392: MYEAILQCISIIKSRDFEGKQIMAAAVAAMGRGAPKLCYSYSSHHQLLLKPAKKKLMNSPKFYHLKTPNLSSNAKLKGPSPIHASNPPMEEEEEETSSIQNTNSISQEDLNYLWKLGAGSLAGAALIKYGSILFPEITRPNILLALIMVSTPVILAILVLLRQSRKR, from the exons ATGTATGAAGCAATATTACAgtgtatttcaataataaaaagcAGAGATTTTGAAGGAAAGCAGATAATGGCAGCGGCAGTGGCAGCCATGGGAAGGGGAGCTCCTAAGCTCTGCTACTCATACTCCTCTCATCACCAGCTATTGTTAAAGCCCGCAAAAAAGAAGCTTATGAATTCCCCAAAGTTCTACCATCTCAAAACCCCAAATCTCTCATCAAATGCAAAGCTGAAAGGACCCTCTCCTATCCACGCTTCCAATCCTccaatggaagaagaagaagaagaaacttcGAGCATACAAAACACCAACAGCATCTCTCAG GAGGACTTGAACTATTTGTGGAAACTAGGAGCTGGTTCTCTTGCTGGTGCAGCTCTGATCAAATATGGAAGCATCCTTTTTCCTGAGATAACAAGACCCAACATCCTCCTAGCTTTGATTATGGTATCAACTCCTGTAATTCTAGCCATTCTGGTTTTGCTCAGGCAAAGTCGTAAAAGGTGA